The proteins below come from a single Drosophila miranda strain MSH22 chromosome Y unlocalized genomic scaffold, D.miranda_PacBio2.1 Contig_Y1_pilon, whole genome shotgun sequence genomic window:
- the LOC117189640 gene encoding rho GTPase-activating protein 19-like, translating into MHLEELKEFLMLEKNLTQEGLFRKTGAVSRQNELRMHIQHDQPLDLELTGFSAPDCATVFKRFLAELPEPLLTDAHYPAHLQIAPLSQALMGGQVAATAERQQHLLNSVQLLLLLLPEEHRELLQHIIKMLHSVAAREESNKMSAENLAILFTPHLICPRQMPPEALHYTAKKLSSIVSYMIQQGLEIFEVPGKLATDIRAYFLERKRKKNHVTGANP; encoded by the exons ATGCACCTGGAGGAGCTCAAAGAGTTTCTTATGCTGGAGAAGA ATCTCACCCAGGAGGGACTATTTCGCAAGACAGGAGCCGTTTCCAGGCAGAACGAGCTACGAATGCACATACAGCACGACCAGCCCTTGGATTTGGAACTGACAGGATTCTCGGCTCCCGACTGTGCCACTGTTTTTAAGCGCTTTCTGGCCGAGCTGCCAGAGCCTTTGCTTACAGACGCCCACTATCCAGCACATCTTCAGATAGCGCCGCTTAGCCAGGCATTAATGGGGGGTCAGGTGGCGGCTACCGCAGAGCGCCAACAACATCTTCTCAACTCGGTGCAgctgctccttctcctgctcccCGAAGAGCATCGCGAGTTACTGCAGCACATTATTAAAATGCTCCATTCGGTGGCAGCGCGTGAGGAGAGCAACAAGATGTCCGCGGAGAATTTGGCCATCCTGTTTACACCGCACCTGATTTGCCCCAGGCAAATGCCGCCTGAGGCGCTCCACTATACGGCGAAGAAGTTGTCCAGCATTGTGTCCTACATGATTCAGCAGGGTCTGGAAATCTTCGAAGTTCCCGGAAAGCTAGCCACCGATATTCGGGCGTACTTTCTTGAGCGCAAACGCAAAAAAAACCATGTCACCGGAGCAAACCCTTGA